TTTGTAACATTTGGTGATAAAAATGCTGGTAATGTTGGCCCTAAATGAATATTTTTTACACCTAAATATAATAAAGCTAATAATACTATTACTGCCTTTTGTTCATACCAAGCAATATTATATATGATAGGTAATTGATTTATATCTTCTAATCCAAAAACTTCTTTTAATTTCAGAGCTATTACTGCTAATGAATAAGAATCATTACATTGTCCAGCATCTAAAACTCTTGGAATTCCTCCAATATCTCCTAAATCTAATTTATTATATTTATATTTTGCACAACCAGCTGTTAAAATAACTGTATCTTTTGGTAAGGCTTTGGCAAATTCTGTATAATAATCCCTTGATTTCATTCTTCCATCACAACCAGCCATTACCACAAATTTCTTTATAGCTCCTGATTTTACAGCTTCAACAACTTTATCAGCTAATGCCAATACTTGATTATGAGCAAACCCTCCAACAATTTCTCCTGTTTCTATCTCTGTTGGTGGTAAAGATTTTTTCGCTAACTCTATTACTTCTGAAAAATCTTTTACTCCATTTTCATTTTCTTTTATTCTTTTCCATCCTGGATATCCAGCAGCATTTGTTGTAAATACTTTATCAACATATGAAGAATTTTGTGTTGGTGGTACAATACAATTTGTTGTAAATACTATTGGCCCATTAAATTTTTCAAATTCTTCTTTTTGTTTCCACCAAGCATTTCCATAATTTCCTACAAGATGAGAATATTTTTTTAATTCTGGATAATAATGTCCTGGTAACATTTCTGAGTGAGTATATATATCTATGCCACTATCTTTACTTTGTTCTAATAATTGTCTTAAATCATTTAAGTCATGTCCACTAATAAGTATCCCAGGTTTATTTCCAACTCCTATATTAACTTTTGTTATTTGAGGATTTCCAAAAGTAGAAGTATTTGCTTCATCTAATAAAGCCATTACTTTTACTCCATAATTTCCACATTCTAATACAAGATTTGTTAACTCCTCTACTGTTAAATTATCATCTATTGTAGATAATAAAGCTTTCTCTATAAATGAAAAGATTTCCTCATTTACTTTTCCTAAATTCATAGCATGTTCAGCATAAGCTCCCATTCCCTTTAGTCCATAAGTTAAAAGTTCTCTCAAAGATTTTATATCTTCATTTTCTGTTCTTAAAACTCCAACTTCTTTTCTTTTAGAATACTCTAATATTTCAGAAGTCATTTCTAAATTCCAATTTGAAATTTCCTCTCCATATTTTTTTACACTTTCAATTTCTTCATCAGATAATAATTTTTTTAATTCTTCTCTTAATTTTATTCCTTTTTTTATCTCTTCAA
The DNA window shown above is from Fusobacterium perfoetens ATCC 29250 and carries:
- the hcp gene encoding hydroxylamine reductase, coding for MENKMFCYQCQETAGCKGCIMVGVCGKKPETANLQDLLIYTVKGVAIFSSIVRKKENGQELLEKIVNRYLINSLFITITNANFDDVVIIEEIKKGIKLREELKKLLSDEEIESVKKYGEEISNWNLEMTSEILEYSKRKEVGVLRTENEDIKSLRELLTYGLKGMGAYAEHAMNLGKVNEEIFSFIEKALLSTIDDNLTVEELTNLVLECGNYGVKVMALLDEANTSTFGNPQITKVNIGVGNKPGILISGHDLNDLRQLLEQSKDSGIDIYTHSEMLPGHYYPELKKYSHLVGNYGNAWWKQKEEFEKFNGPIVFTTNCIVPPTQNSSYVDKVFTTNAAGYPGWKRIKENENGVKDFSEVIELAKKSLPPTEIETGEIVGGFAHNQVLALADKVVEAVKSGAIKKFVVMAGCDGRMKSRDYYTEFAKALPKDTVILTAGCAKYKYNKLDLGDIGGIPRVLDAGQCNDSYSLAVIALKLKEVFGLEDINQLPIIYNIAWYEQKAVIVLLALLYLGVKNIHLGPTLPAFLSPNVTKVLVENFGIGGITTVEEDMKKFFEN